The Metamycoplasma cloacale genome includes a region encoding these proteins:
- a CDS encoding phosphoglycerate kinase yields the protein MKQTIKDLNLTNKRVILRVDFNVPIINGEVGDVKRIEAALPTIKYILDQGASLIILSHLGRIKSNEDKLTKTLAPVAKKFEELLQKKVIFIPETRSELVTSKAQALKPGEILFLENTRFEDLNDKAESKNNETLAKYWASLGDVFINDAFATAHRAHASNAGIAVNIKESALGFLIQEEIEHLDKLMNAPKRPYLAIIGGAKVSDKIKVLEKLFETADKVLIGGGMAYTFRVALGKKVGQSLFEPEYVDMAKKYLELYKDKIVLPVDNGISKTFSNETAVYTTVDNSDISDDYMGMDIGPETVKLFEKEIAKAKTIFWNGPLGVTEFSNFEIGTKKIAMAIANNNDCYSVVGGGDSVSAINKLGYQSKFSFISTGGGASIEFVQGNVLPGIDTIQNK from the coding sequence ATGAAACAAACCATTAAAGACTTAAATTTAACTAATAAACGTGTTATTTTAAGAGTAGATTTCAATGTTCCAATTATAAATGGTGAAGTGGGCGATGTAAAAAGAATTGAAGCTGCTTTGCCTACAATTAAATACATATTAGATCAAGGGGCAAGTTTAATTATCTTATCTCACTTAGGTAGAATTAAAAGCAATGAAGATAAATTAACTAAAACATTAGCTCCTGTTGCTAAAAAATTTGAAGAATTGCTACAAAAGAAAGTTATTTTCATCCCAGAAACTCGTTCTGAATTAGTTACATCAAAAGCACAAGCTTTAAAACCTGGAGAAATATTATTTTTAGAAAACACTCGTTTTGAAGATCTAAATGATAAAGCTGAATCTAAAAATAATGAAACTCTTGCGAAATATTGAGCTTCATTAGGTGACGTATTTATCAATGATGCTTTTGCAACCGCACATCGTGCGCATGCATCAAATGCAGGCATTGCTGTTAATATCAAAGAAAGCGCATTAGGCTTCTTAATTCAAGAAGAAATTGAACATTTAGATAAATTAATGAACGCTCCAAAACGTCCATATTTAGCAATTATTGGTGGTGCTAAGGTTTCTGATAAAATCAAAGTATTAGAAAAATTATTTGAAACTGCAGATAAGGTATTAATCGGTGGTGGAATGGCATATACCTTTAGAGTTGCACTTGGTAAAAAAGTTGGTCAATCTCTATTTGAACCTGAATATGTTGATATGGCTAAAAAATATCTTGAATTATACAAAGACAAAATTGTGTTGCCGGTAGATAACGGGATTTCAAAAACATTTTCAAATGAAACTGCAGTTTATACAACAGTTGATAATTCAGATATTAGCGATGATTATATGGGCATGGATATCGGACCTGAAACTGTTAAACTATTTGAAAAAGAAATTGCAAAAGCTAAAACTATTTTCTGAAATGGGCCACTTGGAGTTACTGAATTTAGTAATTTTGAAATCGGAACTAAAAAAATTGCTATGGCAATCGCTAACAACAATGATTGTTATTCAGTAGTTGGTGGCGGGGATTCAGTTAGTGCAATTAACAAACTTGGATATCAAAGTAAATTTAGTTTTATATCAACAGGTGGTGGCGCATCAATTGAATTCGTTCAAGGAAACGTTTTACCTGGTATTGATACAATCCAAAATAAATAA
- the lysS gene encoding lysine--tRNA ligase yields the protein MERKLSEQEIIRRNKIDELASNGIAAFSATIKPTTTLIEIVNKYNELTREDIEAKNVNETVNGRVIAQRGPFLVIQDRDTTLQIYINKNELDEKSLIVLKQLDLGDIISVSGLLSKTHTNALMLKAISVSLLTKALKPLPDKYHGLVDREERYRHRYVDTIVNEDVKKTFILRTQIIKGVREFFDNLNYLEVDTPVLHPILGGAAAKPFVTYYNALSQNFYLRIATELPLKKLLVGGFERVYEIGRIFRNEGVDTTHNPEFTSIEYYEAYSDVWGMMERTEQLFAYLSQKLGINKVTFNGKEIEFKFPFAKINMVDAVSEKVGVNVRNLTDAEARELAKKHGIQCENYFKLGHVINELFEKYVEETLIQPTFVYGHPIEISPLAMKNAEDPRFTDRAELFINTKEFANMFTELTDPIDQLQRFESQLDERENGNEEANEIDWDFVNALEYGMPPAGGCGIGIDRLIMLLTQNDSIREVLLFPQLKDK from the coding sequence ATGGAAAGAAAATTAAGTGAACAAGAGATAATTAGACGTAATAAAATTGATGAACTTGCATCAAATGGTATTGCAGCTTTCAGTGCTACTATTAAACCAACAACTACTTTAATTGAAATTGTTAATAAATACAATGAATTAACAAGAGAAGATATTGAAGCTAAAAATGTTAACGAAACAGTAAACGGAAGAGTTATTGCCCAAAGAGGACCATTCCTTGTCATTCAAGATCGTGATACAACATTGCAAATATATATTAACAAAAATGAATTAGATGAAAAAAGCTTGATTGTCTTAAAACAATTAGACCTAGGAGATATTATCAGTGTTTCTGGTTTATTATCAAAAACACACACCAATGCTTTAATGTTAAAAGCAATCAGTGTTTCTTTATTAACAAAAGCATTAAAACCATTACCTGATAAATATCACGGATTAGTTGATCGTGAAGAAAGATATAGACATCGTTATGTAGATACAATCGTTAATGAAGATGTTAAAAAAACATTCATTTTAAGAACTCAAATTATTAAAGGTGTAAGAGAATTCTTTGACAATCTAAATTACCTAGAAGTTGATACACCTGTATTGCATCCAATTTTAGGCGGAGCAGCAGCTAAACCTTTCGTTACATACTACAATGCATTAAGTCAAAATTTCTATTTAAGAATTGCAACTGAATTACCACTTAAAAAACTATTAGTTGGTGGTTTTGAAAGAGTGTATGAAATAGGACGTATCTTTAGAAACGAAGGGGTAGATACTACTCATAACCCCGAATTTACCTCAATTGAATACTATGAAGCTTACTCAGACGTTTGAGGTATGATGGAAAGAACTGAACAACTATTTGCATATCTTTCTCAAAAACTTGGAATAAATAAAGTTACATTCAATGGAAAAGAAATTGAATTTAAATTCCCATTTGCAAAAATTAATATGGTTGATGCTGTATCTGAAAAAGTTGGTGTAAATGTAAGAAACCTAACCGATGCAGAAGCTAGAGAATTGGCTAAAAAACATGGTATTCAATGTGAAAACTACTTTAAATTAGGACACGTAATTAATGAATTGTTTGAAAAATATGTTGAAGAAACATTAATTCAACCAACATTCGTTTATGGACACCCAATTGAAATTTCACCACTTGCTATGAAAAATGCAGAAGATCCTCGTTTCACAGACCGTGCTGAATTATTTATTAACACCAAAGAATTCGCAAACATGTTTACTGAATTAACAGATCCAATTGATCAATTACAAAGATTCGAAAGTCAATTAGACGAAAGAGAAAACGGCAACGAAGAAGCAAACGAAATTGACTGAGATTTCGTAAATGCTTTAGAATATGGAATGCCTCCTGCTGGTGGTTGTGGAATTGGTATTGACCGTTTAATTATGCTTTTAACACAAAACGATTCAATTCGTGAAGTACTACTATTCCCACAATTAAAGGACAAATAA
- a CDS encoding diadenylate cyclase — translation MDKIILYVILAMVSILFLGAISHYITNLIKSWKKLKSSKSALGDSTKIRLIHQLKEAIEFLSKTKTGAIITIENNDDLDSYRTDGIIIDANVSSSLIISIFNKHSPLHDGAIIIRNNKIHYASTYYKITKKSIDNKYGARHRAAMGISEICDATTIVVSEETGGITLAQKGVFTSILMDQLQETLVNVFKDND, via the coding sequence ATGGACAAAATTATTTTATATGTAATTTTAGCAATGGTGTCTATATTGTTTTTAGGTGCTATTTCTCATTACATAACCAATTTAATTAAAAGTTGAAAGAAATTAAAATCAAGTAAATCAGCATTAGGTGATTCAACCAAAATTAGATTAATTCACCAATTAAAAGAAGCAATTGAATTTTTATCAAAAACAAAAACAGGAGCAATTATTACCATTGAAAATAATGATGATCTAGATAGTTATAGAACTGATGGAATCATTATTGATGCAAACGTTTCTAGTTCATTAATTATTTCTATTTTTAATAAACATTCTCCATTACACGATGGTGCCATTATTATTAGAAATAATAAAATTCACTATGCTTCAACCTATTACAAAATAACTAAAAAATCAATAGATAACAAATATGGAGCGAGACATAGAGCGGCAATGGGAATATCTGAAATATGTGATGCGACAACAATTGTTGTTTCAGAAGAAACAGGTGGTATTACATTAGCGCAAAAAGGAGTATTTACCTCTATTTTAATGGATCAATTACAAGAAACGTTAGTTAATGTCTTTAAAGATAATGATTAA
- the asnA gene encoding aspartate--ammonia ligase translates to MKKNSTKKLTIVERQIAIDLIKEKFRHNLAKKLNLVRVSAPLFVTKSSGLNDGLNGEKPISFFNKMIDDELEIVHSLAKWKRNALSRYDIGSYDGIYTDMNAIRKEETLDATHSIYVDQWDWELKIDSSQRNTVFLEKIVNKIYQALYKTSLYIQRKYRIPNKLVKKIHFIDSLDLYNMFPNLTPEQREYEIVKQYKSVFITKIGYPLPDLKPHSNRSKDYDDWNLNGDLIVYDETNDSALELSSMGIRVDKNALIQQYNKDIDLIKLISKYHKDILEDKLPLTIGGGIGQSRLAMFLLHSKHIGEVQASIWDEETIKKAKKNNTILL, encoded by the coding sequence ATGAAAAAAAATAGTACAAAAAAATTAACAATTGTCGAAAGACAAATTGCCATTGATTTAATAAAAGAGAAATTTAGACATAATCTTGCAAAGAAATTAAATTTAGTAAGAGTATCAGCACCTTTATTTGTAACTAAATCAAGCGGTTTAAATGATGGATTAAATGGTGAAAAACCTATTTCATTTTTTAATAAAATGATTGATGATGAATTAGAAATTGTTCATTCGCTAGCCAAATGAAAAAGAAATGCATTGAGTAGATATGATATCGGTTCATATGATGGTATATATACGGATATGAATGCCATTCGTAAAGAAGAAACATTAGATGCGACACACTCAATTTATGTAGATCAATGAGATTGAGAATTAAAAATTGATAGTAGTCAAAGAAATACTGTATTTCTAGAAAAGATTGTCAATAAGATTTACCAAGCATTATATAAAACTTCGCTATATATTCAAAGAAAATATAGAATTCCAAACAAATTAGTGAAAAAAATTCATTTTATTGACTCATTAGATTTATATAATATGTTTCCAAATTTAACTCCTGAACAAAGGGAATATGAAATTGTTAAACAATATAAATCTGTTTTTATTACCAAAATAGGTTATCCTCTGCCCGATTTAAAACCACATTCAAATCGCTCAAAGGATTATGATGATTGAAATCTAAATGGTGATTTAATTGTTTATGACGAAACAAATGACAGTGCTTTAGAATTAAGTTCAATGGGAATTAGAGTTGACAAAAACGCTTTAATTCAACAATATAATAAGGATATTGATTTAATTAAATTAATAAGTAAATATCATAAAGATATTTTGGAAGACAAATTACCATTGACAATTGGTGGAGGAATAGGGCAAAGTCGTTTAGCAATGTTTTTACTACATAGCAAACATATTGGGGAAGTTCAGGCATCTATTTGAGATGAAGAAACGATCAAAAAAGCAAAGAAAAACAATACTATTTTATTGTAA
- a CDS encoding APC family permease produces the protein MSDEKLVVAPDTKKKIGFFSAILLVMGGSIGAGIFLRAQSVLSAAAGNIVWAVLIWLIAGFTVIVMAIALVEVASGRNDNLGIIGWSKAFNTLYIYKGCKYFMTFIYLPFSFFFMPYYVILQFQDGFSAFNVNITFGDSKLAPWYYFLIGMAISVYFLLTAGLSSRIGNIQNWIVMAVKFIPLVAVTIVGLAFAGKNGVSYKPVTLDNLFSGESLTLFGLSPFFAFFSAMGGIFFAFDQFYGAAGIQSEMKNPEKTPAALVYGLSAMTLLYIVIAVAMTIGAEKGGFYDYGDLLSGAGHGWAFGIINIMIAIGILGILNGFSMWCTRWVEDLVKEGELQISGKAYKYMLHSKAPIVGMVFSLVLSVPLVLIFTILGAYLYKDYTGYGAGYGYKIGELLSFADLLANWTAVLAYVFIAFAIIGCIKNRKQNFIPVVKNKHTLWAGYTSVSIVLAVMLFLIADPVVSVLMSGVSLMNGNDAAKETLISQGLLVIVFLVFLAIMFAPIPLEKWLAKRTILKYKNVLASQKDMLSEAEVENAKYSVKLSEEILKTFREARKA, from the coding sequence ATGAGCGACGAAAAATTAGTTGTTGCACCCGACACAAAGAAAAAAATTGGCTTTTTCTCAGCTATTCTTTTGGTTATGGGTGGATCAATAGGTGCCGGAATTTTCCTACGTGCGCAATCTGTTCTTTCAGCTGCAGCAGGAAACATTGTTTGAGCCGTATTAATCTGATTAATCGCAGGATTTACAGTTATCGTAATGGCTATTGCACTTGTTGAAGTTGCATCAGGACGTAATGACAACTTAGGTATCATTGGTTGATCTAAAGCATTTAACACCTTATATATTTACAAGGGATGTAAATACTTTATGACATTCATTTACCTACCATTCTCATTCTTCTTTATGCCTTACTACGTTATTTTACAATTCCAAGATGGATTTAGTGCATTTAACGTAAACATTACTTTCGGGGATTCAAAATTAGCCCCATGATACTATTTCTTAATTGGTATGGCAATCTCTGTTTACTTCTTGTTAACAGCAGGATTATCATCACGTATTGGAAATATTCAAAACTGAATCGTTATGGCAGTTAAATTCATTCCATTGGTTGCTGTTACAATCGTAGGATTAGCATTTGCTGGTAAAAACGGTGTTTCATACAAACCAGTTACATTAGATAACCTATTCTCAGGAGAATCATTAACATTGTTTGGTTTATCACCATTCTTTGCATTCTTCTCAGCAATGGGAGGTATCTTCTTTGCATTTGACCAATTCTATGGAGCAGCTGGTATTCAATCAGAAATGAAGAATCCAGAAAAAACTCCTGCTGCCTTAGTATATGGTCTATCAGCAATGACATTACTATACATCGTTATTGCTGTTGCTATGACAATTGGTGCTGAAAAAGGTGGTTTCTATGACTATGGAGACCTATTAAGCGGTGCTGGTCATGGATGAGCATTTGGAATCATTAACATTATGATTGCAATTGGTATTTTAGGAATTCTAAATGGATTCTCAATGTGATGTACAAGATGAGTTGAAGATCTTGTTAAAGAAGGAGAATTGCAAATCTCTGGTAAAGCATACAAATACATGCTTCACTCAAAAGCTCCAATCGTTGGTATGGTATTCTCACTTGTATTATCTGTTCCTTTAGTATTAATCTTTACTATTTTAGGAGCATACCTATACAAAGACTATACAGGATACGGTGCAGGTTATGGATACAAGATTGGTGAATTATTATCATTTGCTGACTTGTTAGCAAACTGAACCGCTGTTTTAGCATATGTGTTTATTGCATTTGCAATTATTGGATGCATCAAGAATAGAAAACAAAACTTCATTCCTGTTGTTAAAAACAAACACACACTATGAGCTGGTTACACATCAGTTTCAATCGTTTTAGCAGTTATGTTATTCTTAATTGCTGACCCAGTTGTTTCAGTATTAATGTCAGGAGTATCATTAATGAACGGTAATGACGCTGCAAAAGAAACATTAATCTCACAAGGTTTATTAGTAATAGTATTCTTAGTATTCTTAGCAATTATGTTTGCTCCAATTCCATTGGAAAAATGACTAGCTAAAAGAACAATTCTAAAATACAAAAACGTATTAGCTTCACAAAAAGACATGTTATCAGAAGCTGAAGTTGAAAATGCAAAATACTCAGTTAAATTAAGTGAAGAAATTCTAAAAACCTTCAGAGAAGCACGTAAAGCTTAG
- the argF gene encoding ornithine carbamoyltransferase — protein sequence MPMNLKGRSLDSALNFTTEQIKYLLDLSIELKKAKYQGLHTNNRPLVGKNIAIMFQKDSTRTRCAFEVAAADLGASCTYIGPAGSNFGKKESIEDTALVLGQFYDGIEFRGFAQEDVDALVKYSGVPVWNGLTDAEHPTQMLADYMTMMEFLGDLKGKKVVFAGDIKNNVARSIMIGAAFTGMHVVLCGPKSQHEIVKNAPSHKPVYEACLKLFERNGGSVSFSDNKLEAAKGAHVIYTDVWVSLGEDFSLFEPRIKELGAFQVDMDMIKAANEDVIFLHCLPAFHDDHTQFSMEIKKQFGEKYPVVATGAMEVTDEVFQSKYNKSIEQAGNRMHSIKAVILATIGY from the coding sequence ATGCCAATGAATTTAAAAGGTCGTAGCTTAGACTCAGCTCTAAACTTTACAACCGAACAAATTAAATATTTATTAGATCTTTCTATTGAATTAAAGAAAGCAAAATACCAAGGTCTACACACAAACAACCGTCCATTAGTTGGAAAGAACATTGCAATTATGTTCCAAAAAGACTCAACTAGAACAAGATGTGCATTTGAAGTTGCAGCTGCTGACTTAGGTGCAAGCTGTACATACATCGGGCCGGCAGGTTCAAACTTCGGTAAAAAAGAATCAATCGAAGATACTGCATTAGTATTAGGTCAATTCTATGATGGAATTGAATTCCGTGGATTTGCCCAAGAAGATGTTGATGCATTAGTTAAATACTCAGGTGTTCCTGTATGAAATGGTTTAACTGACGCTGAACACCCAACACAAATGTTAGCTGACTACATGACAATGATGGAATTCCTAGGAGATCTAAAAGGTAAAAAAGTTGTTTTTGCCGGAGATATTAAAAACAACGTTGCTCGTTCAATCATGATTGGAGCAGCATTTACAGGAATGCATGTTGTATTATGCGGTCCTAAATCACAACATGAAATTGTTAAAAATGCTCCATCACACAAACCAGTTTATGAAGCATGTTTAAAACTATTTGAACGTAATGGTGGTTCAGTTTCATTCTCAGACAATAAATTAGAAGCTGCTAAAGGTGCTCATGTAATCTACACAGACGTATGAGTATCATTAGGAGAAGATTTCTCATTATTTGAACCACGTATTAAAGAATTAGGTGCATTCCAAGTTGACATGGATATGATTAAAGCTGCTAACGAAGATGTTATCTTCTTACACTGCTTACCAGCATTCCACGACGACCACACCCAATTCTCAATGGAAATCAAAAAACAATTTGGTGAAAAATATCCAGTTGTTGCAACAGGCGCTATGGAAGTAACTGACGAAGTATTCCAATCAAAATACAACAAATCAATTGAACAAGCTGGAAACAGAATGCACTCAATTAAAGCTGTTATTCTAGCAACAATAGGATACTAA
- the tuf gene encoding elongation factor Tu — MAKLDFDRAKPHVNIGTIGHVDHGKTTLTAAIATVLSKKGLSEAKDYAAIDNAPEEKARGITINTSHIEYNTEKRHYAHVDCPGHADYVKNMITGAAQMDGAILVVAATDGAMPQTKEHVLLARQVGVPKIVVFLNKIDMFKPEEREDMIAMSEMDIRDLLSKYGFDGDNAPIIAGSALKALQGDPEYEKYILDLMNAVDSYIDEPKRETDKPFLMAVEDVFTITGRGTVATGRVERGVLTLGEEVEIIGLHETKKTTVTGIEMFRKNLKEAQAGDNAGLLLRGIDRSEIERGQVLAKPKSIIPHTEFEAAVYVLKKEEGGRHTPFFKNYKPQFYFRTTDVTGGIEFVDSREMVMPGDNVNLRVKLIAPIAVEEGTKFSIREGGRTVGAGSVTKILK, encoded by the coding sequence ATGGCAAAATTAGATTTTGACCGTGCTAAACCACACGTAAATATCGGTACAATCGGTCACGTTGACCACGGTAAAACCACTTTAACAGCTGCTATTGCTACTGTTTTATCAAAAAAAGGTTTGTCAGAAGCTAAAGACTATGCAGCTATTGACAATGCTCCAGAAGAAAAAGCACGTGGTATTACTATTAATACATCACACATCGAATATAACACAGAAAAACGTCACTATGCACACGTAGACTGTCCAGGACACGCTGACTATGTTAAAAACATGATTACAGGTGCTGCTCAAATGGATGGTGCTATCTTAGTTGTTGCTGCAACTGACGGGGCAATGCCTCAAACAAAAGAACACGTTCTACTTGCAAGACAAGTTGGTGTTCCAAAAATCGTTGTATTTTTAAACAAAATTGATATGTTCAAACCAGAAGAAAGAGAAGACATGATTGCTATGTCTGAAATGGACATTAGAGATCTATTGTCAAAATATGGTTTTGATGGTGACAATGCTCCTATCATCGCTGGTTCTGCTTTAAAAGCTCTACAAGGTGATCCAGAATATGAAAAATACATTCTAGATTTAATGAATGCAGTTGACTCATACATCGATGAACCTAAACGTGAAACAGACAAACCATTCTTAATGGCTGTTGAAGATGTTTTCACAATTACAGGTCGTGGAACAGTTGCAACTGGTAGAGTTGAACGTGGTGTTTTAACACTTGGTGAAGAAGTTGAAATTATCGGATTACACGAAACAAAGAAAACCACAGTTACTGGTATTGAAATGTTCAGAAAGAACTTAAAAGAAGCACAAGCTGGTGACAATGCTGGTTTATTACTACGTGGAATTGATAGATCAGAAATTGAACGTGGACAAGTTTTAGCAAAACCTAAATCAATTATTCCACACACAGAATTTGAAGCTGCAGTTTATGTTCTTAAAAAAGAAGAAGGTGGACGTCACACTCCATTCTTTAAAAACTATAAACCACAATTCTACTTCAGAACAACAGACGTTACAGGTGGAATCGAATTTGTTGATTCACGTGAAATGGTTATGCCAGGGGACAATGTTAACTTAAGAGTTAAATTAATTGCTCCTATCGCTGTTGAAGAAGGAACTAAGTTTTCAATCCGTGAAGGTGGAAGAACTGTTGGTGCTGGTTCAGTAACAAAAATTCTTAAATAA
- the arcC gene encoding carbamate kinase codes for MSRIVIALGGNALGNNPEEQKELVKLPAKKIAELVKAGHQVIVGHGNGPQVGMIFNGFVAAHSENEKSPLIPLPEAGGMSQGYIGYHMVNAITNAFHEEGLKDQEVLYILTQTLVDAKDPAFKNPTKPIGPFFATKEEAEASNPNSVIVEDAGRGYRKVVASPKPINFVGINQIKNAIEAGATVIVGGGGGIPTITDENGYISGVDGVIDKDFALAKMASLAKADYFVVLTAIDNVMVNYKQPNQKALKHATKAELEQYIKENQFAPGSMLPKVQAAIKFVEEGGKAAFIGDLKDLEAIIEEKTGTKVTLN; via the coding sequence ATGAGTAGAATTGTTATCGCACTAGGTGGAAACGCCTTAGGAAATAACCCGGAAGAACAAAAAGAACTAGTTAAACTACCTGCTAAAAAAATTGCAGAATTAGTTAAAGCTGGTCACCAAGTTATTGTTGGACATGGAAACGGTCCACAAGTTGGTATGATTTTCAATGGTTTCGTTGCAGCACACTCTGAAAACGAAAAAAGTCCTTTAATTCCTTTACCAGAAGCCGGTGGAATGAGTCAAGGATATATTGGATACCACATGGTAAATGCAATTACTAATGCATTCCATGAAGAAGGATTAAAAGACCAAGAAGTTTTATACATCCTAACTCAAACATTAGTTGATGCAAAAGACCCTGCATTTAAAAACCCTACAAAACCAATTGGTCCTTTCTTTGCAACAAAAGAAGAAGCAGAAGCTTCAAATCCGAACAGCGTTATTGTTGAAGATGCTGGACGTGGATACAGAAAAGTTGTTGCTTCACCAAAACCAATTAACTTTGTTGGAATTAATCAAATCAAAAACGCTATTGAAGCAGGTGCAACTGTAATCGTTGGTGGAGGTGGGGGAATTCCTACAATTACTGACGAAAATGGTTACATCTCAGGTGTTGATGGTGTTATTGACAAAGACTTTGCATTAGCAAAAATGGCTTCATTAGCAAAAGCTGATTACTTTGTTGTTTTAACAGCAATTGACAATGTTATGGTTAACTACAAACAACCTAACCAAAAAGCATTGAAACACGCAACCAAAGCTGAATTAGAACAATACATTAAAGAAAACCAATTCGCACCAGGAAGCATGTTACCAAAAGTACAAGCTGCTATTAAATTCGTTGAAGAAGGTGGAAAAGCTGCCTTTATCGGTGATTTAAAAGACCTAGAAGCTATTATTGAAGAAAAAACTGGTACAAAAGTTACTTTAAACTAA
- a CDS encoding MscL family protein, which yields MTKKELEHKKHYFRNAASDARKVVSKGNMFMLAIGIIIGTAFSAVVSSLANDVIMEAIKSIWKGADGDLEKWTLSNGVKIGKFLGALLNFVVVSLFIFATLMIIYSIKNIHDYRKHKNDPITEEPAPEPTHEELMLAELKKMNQLLAENQATKQKEK from the coding sequence ATGACTAAAAAAGAATTAGAACATAAAAAACATTATTTCAGAAATGCTGCTTCTGATGCAAGAAAAGTAGTATCAAAAGGAAATATGTTTATGTTAGCAATTGGTATTATTATTGGTACTGCATTCTCAGCTGTAGTTTCATCATTAGCTAATGATGTTATTATGGAAGCAATCAAATCAATTTGAAAAGGTGCTGATGGAGATTTAGAAAAATGAACCTTATCAAATGGTGTTAAAATCGGTAAATTCTTAGGTGCGTTATTAAATTTTGTTGTTGTATCATTGTTTATATTTGCAACTTTAATGATTATTTACTCAATCAAAAATATTCATGATTACAGAAAACACAAAAATGACCCTATTACAGAAGAACCAGCTCCAGAACCTACTCATGAAGAATTGATGCTTGCTGAACTTAAGAAAATGAACCAATTATTAGCAGAAAATCAAGCAACAAAACAAAAAGAAAAATAA